CAACCAGCCGGATGTTATCGCTCCAGTTCATCGAGCGCGTTACTCGCCCGACGAGTTGCGGAGCACTGCGGCGGTGTCGTCGTCGACAGGTGGCTATGGCTGGGTGGTAGGGACCTATCTTGATCGGCCATCTGCAGAGCAACTGATGCGTCAGTTCAAGATCAAAGGCTTGAGAACAGGCATCGTCACGGACTCACGGGCAAATGCCAGCACGGCATACCGCGTCGTAGTCGGGCAGTTCTCTTCGACGGGTTCTGCGCTTGCTGCGAAGCGGGAAGTACAGCGCTTGATTGCCTCGCCGATATCAATCATTGATATCGCGAATCCGTCGATTGCGGTGGGCGCCAGGCCGATACCGCCGACTCCAAGGCCGCAGCCCGCTCCGCCGGTCATTGCACCCGCAACGGATACGGCACAGGTGACCCCGACCACGGTGGAGCCCGCACCAAGTCGACCGATAGCACCCGACATCGCCGCAATACCTGCGCACGACGAACCCTCTGCTGAACTTCCACCGACACGGGAGATCGAGGCGCCTGAGGCCACCGATCTGAATCCTGACGTCACCGGTCCCCAGGTGAAGTCGGTCAAAGTCTACCTCCGCGATGAGCGACTTCTCATGTTTCTCGATGGGATCTCGGATCGTAACTCGCCCATCAAGCGGGTCGAGTATCGCGTTCTGGCCGAAGACGGTGCGAGGCTGTCCAACTGGTCCGAAGTATCGCTGATCCCACCGGGTCGGTCCGCGTATGGACTGCAGATGCATCGCGTCCCAGTGCCGGCCGGACTCATAACAGCAGGGGGGACCCTTGAGCTTCGTGCGGTCAATCAGGCGGGCGGCTTTACGACTATGTCGGAAACGATCGGGAACGAGTAGACAATCGTCTCAGCCCTTTCGCGACGCCGGTTCTCCCGCTCTGACGATTCGATCCAGCAGGGCGGCACCAATGCCCGACGCCGGTGGGCGCTGGCAGTAGATACGCCGAACACCCTTTCGATCGCATTCGCGAAAGAAGTGGAACAGCTCGTGCGCGTAGTGATCTACGTCGCGGCAGATCATGACGATCTCAAAGCCCGCTTCGGCTAGCGGCCTCGAGACTCCAATGTAGGCGCTTGATTCCGCTGGAACCGGTGCGTCAGGATCGTACAATCGTACCCGCGCTTCGGGCGCATAATGCCGATGCCGGAGCCCGGGACTTCGTTCTGTGCGGCCGCCGGACGTGGAAGACGGCTGGACCCCGGGTACAATCGTTCGAAGCATGTCCAGACCGATGGCTCCCTCCCGGAGAATCATCGGGGTGGATCCGGTGCAGTCAACGACTGTTGACTCGAGGCCGACAGCAGAACGGTCGCCCTTAAGAATGCAGGGCACCAGGCCGTCGAGATCCTCCCTAACGGACTCCCATGTCGTCGGGCTCGGTGCTCCGGACCGGTTGGCGGACGGTGCTGCGACGGGTCGACCGCACGCACTGAGAAACTCATGGGCTACCGGATGGGCCGGCACGCGAACGCCGACCGTCGTCAGACCGGCCGTGACCTCCATCGGTATTATCGAGGCCTTCTCAAGCACGAGCGTCAAGGGTCCCGGAACGAAGGCGCTTACCAGTAACCCGGCGGCCCGCGAAATCTCACGGACGACCGATTGAATGTCATCTGCGTTCGCCAGGTGAACGATCATGGGGTTGTCGGTGGGCCGCCCCTTGACCTCGAATATCCGCTTCACAGCGGTCACGTCAAGGGCGTCTGCTCCAAGACCGTAAACTGTCTCAGTCGGAAATGCCGCAAGCTCGCCACGACGAATGAAGGCCGCGGCCTCCTCGCATGACGAGGTGAGGGTTGTGCGCACGCGAGAATTGGGCACTGATGGCGAGGATAAC
The sequence above is drawn from the Rhodothermales bacterium genome and encodes:
- a CDS encoding threonylcarbamoyl-AMP synthase, which encodes MRTTLTSSCEEAAAFIRRGELAAFPTETVYGLGADALDVTAVKRIFEVKGRPTDNPMIVHLANADDIQSVVREISRAAGLLVSAFVPGPLTLVLEKASIIPMEVTAGLTTVGVRVPAHPVAHEFLSACGRPVAAPSANRSGAPSPTTWESVREDLDGLVPCILKGDRSAVGLESTVVDCTGSTPMILREGAIGLDMLRTIVPGVQPSSTSGGRTERSPGLRHRHYAPEARVRLYDPDAPVPAESSAYIGVSRPLAEAGFEIVMICRDVDHYAHELFHFFRECDRKGVRRIYCQRPPASGIGAALLDRIVRAGEPASRKG
- a CDS encoding PKD domain-containing protein; its protein translation is MADEPVNYRVRLHHGATWPVNYMWDMGDGTRLIGNNVLQRYREPGSYTVSVVARNRLSADTLTTQVLVLSRNGERIDRTDSTPRRVDNQPDVIAPVHRARYSPDELRSTAAVSSSTGGYGWVVGTYLDRPSAEQLMRQFKIKGLRTGIVTDSRANASTAYRVVVGQFSSTGSALAAKREVQRLIASPISIIDIANPSIAVGARPIPPTPRPQPAPPVIAPATDTAQVTPTTVEPAPSRPIAPDIAAIPAHDEPSAELPPTREIEAPEATDLNPDVTGPQVKSVKVYLRDERLLMFLDGISDRNSPIKRVEYRVLAEDGARLSNWSEVSLIPPGRSAYGLQMHRVPVPAGLITAGGTLELRAVNQAGGFTTMSETIGNE